A stretch of the Nothobranchius furzeri strain GRZ-AD chromosome 5, NfurGRZ-RIMD1, whole genome shotgun sequence genome encodes the following:
- the znf574 gene encoding zinc finger protein 574 isoform X2 produces MLLATISLKIRWKTSGQSAKHGSDISVSAIEKLPRSAVMESSSVYMCFPCYQEFNSLEEVLKHQLTCTVDEDQAGSSERTQANVPGQQIQQHIINLSRASGVLEDEAEQIGVSQDAVSHIEVHVGHPSLQISNELDNVSEAKWQSSDQPRILYQCGDCDELFKSLDMWQLHRKEGTCLQAAAESKVTPDSHDEPETADESLAMSLNPDDSALVEPISGSNLVPELMETPLNAPEKEVSQMFPPPGPDCPEAEVAASTSFLEDSSPRRRGVNKKPKPEAVLLCVDCGLCFGMVSELVTHRKTQHGFEEALHRCTVCGESFLNTTLFLYHRKQHRQKGEETVVMVSEVYSQKNRNDTQPSPGAMTSTFTQPELFFCTLCGTDFSDDRALAAHRKQKHNLDKHLHCCSYCGETFMNTTQYLYHWRHHRFTTRTEVTDGAATVDAVTTSECEDATKTAKGLLSPSAGEFVSSIPKRGKPAFRIVSANTLEGNKSSGSKDESEGGTSADPDNLNHPPPAKLLQDWARTPLPHVCPYCGKTFTRRVFLRTHVFSHTGEKLFTCKVCSKSFTNSQSLLRHSMNHTGTRPFCCDVCGKSFSQAATLKRHQRIHTSTEPPRKRGRKPVYNLDIEGAAHVYSCPSCPSRFSNEEQLNHHKLLHTSHPFPCPECGEPFKRRKDLDLHSLVHQDKQPATCPNCSSQFINQSVLEIHMQRCPVAEEERNVGRGRGQGRGRSTGQVECDLCGHRCMTQEGLDLHRLSHTGQTPLKCPVRPCRRRFTCNSTLEEHVLAHFQGTLSKSKSRPRFRCKVCLKEFAYNSTFLVHMRTHTDERPFECSTCGKRFRQLPHLQDHERIHSGLRPFCCWICGKSFSVAARLTEHARTHSGEKPYPCPHCAAAFRSRPNLDKHMRMHGDIPPETIEQVAQAAEEAHVQKVLEGAKVLSSLAASEEMDSGTVQTIYVLQEGDAGTETVMIPSDHLSSLEGTSQVVILPSSVLGAQGIGVPTISIEDNEITMVETSQSPQHAIEFIVEETV; encoded by the exons atgttattagcgACCATTAGCttaaaaataaggtggaaaacatctGGACAATCGGCTAAACATGGCTCagacatatcggtatcggcaatagaaaaactcCCAAGATCAGCAG TCATGGAGAGTTCGTCCGTGTACATGTGTTTCCCCTGCTACCAGGAGTTTAATAGTCTTGAAGAAGTCCTCAAGCACCAGCTGACGTGCACTGTGGATGAGGATCAAGCTGGCTCGTCCGAACGCACCCAGGCCAACGTCCCGGGGCAGCAGATACAG CAACATATAATAAATTTATCCAGGGCCAGTGGAGTCCTGGAGGACGAAGCCGAACAAATTGGAGTCTCACAGGATGCAGTCTCACACATCGAAGTCCACGTGGGACATCCGTCTCTGCAGATTAGTAATGAACTTGACAATGTTTCAGAGGCCAAGTGGCAGTCGTCGGACCAGCCCAGAATCCTTTACCAGTGTGGGGATTGCGACGAACTGTTCAAGAGTCTTGATATGTGGCAGCTTCACCGTAAAGAAGGGACATGCCTCCAGGCGGCGGCTGAGAGCAAGGTAACGCCAGATTCACACGATGAGCCTGAAACCGCAGATGAAAGCTTGGCGATGTCTTTAAATCCAGATGATTCTGCTTTGGTCGAGCCGATAAGTGGCAGCAATCTCGTACCTGAGCTGATGGAAACCCCTCTAAACGCACCAGAAAAGGAGGTTTCACAGATGTTTCCACCTCCCGGCCCAGACTGTCCTGAAGCTGAAGTGGCAGCTTCAACGTCTTTTTTAGAAGATTCGTCTCCAAGAAGGAGAGGAGTAAACAAAAAGCCTAAACCTGAAGCGGTGCTGCTGTGTGTGGACTGCGGCTTGTGTTTCGGGATGGTTTCTGAGCTCGTCACCCACCGCAAGACTCAACACGGCTTTGAGGAAGCCCTGCACCGCTGCACCGTGTGTGGAGAAAGCTTCTTGAATACCACACTCTTCCTCTATCACCGCAAACAACATCGACAGAAAGGCGAGGAAACGGTGGTGATGGTTTCTGAGGTATATAGCCAGAAAAACCGAAACGACACGCAGCCTTCACCCGGCGCCATGACCTCCACCTTTACACAACCCGAGCTGTTCTTCTGCACTCTCTGTGGGACGGACTTCAGCGACGACAGAGCGCTGGCTGCACACCGTAAACAGAAGCACAACCTGGATAAACACCTCCACTGTTGTTCCTACTGCGGCGAGACCTTCATGAACACCACTCAGTACCTATACCATTGGCGCCATCACCGCTTCACGACCAGGACAGAGGTGACGGATGGGGCGGCGACTGTGGATGCAGTAACTACCAGTGAGTGCGAAGATGCAACAAAAACCGCAAAAGGGCTGCTGTCTCCCTCTGCTGGTGAATTTGTGTCCTCCATTCCTAAAAGAGGCAAGCCAGCTTTCAGGATCGTGAGCGCCAACACCCTGGAAG GAAACAAAAGTTCAGGCTCTAAAGATGAATCGGAGGGTGGCACTTCAGCCGATCCGGACAACCTCAACCACCCCCCGCCTGCCAAGCTGCTGCAGGACTGGGCCCGGACACCACTCCCCCACGTTTGCCCCTATTGTGGCAAAACCTTCACCCGACGGGTCTTCCTCCGCACGCACGTCTTCAGCCACACCGGAGAAAAACTCTTCACATGCAAG GTGTGCTCAAAGTCGTTCACCAACTCCCAGAGTCTGCTGCGACACAGCATGAACCACACAGGCACCAGGCCCTTCTGCTGTGACGTTTGTGGTAAAAGCTTCTCCCAGGCCGCCACTCTGAAACGACATCAACGCATTCACACGTCCACGGAGCCGCCGCGCAAGAGGGGACGCAAACCG GTGTACAATCTGGACATTGAAGGAGCTGCTCATGTCTACTCGTGTCCCAGCTGTCCTTCACGATTCAGCAACGAGGAGCAGCTCAACCATCACAA ATTGCTGCACACCAGTCACCCGTTCCCCTGTCCAGAGTGTGGAGAACCCTTCAAACGGAGGAAAGACCTGGACCTGCATTCCCTCGTGCATCAAG ACAAGCAGCCAGCCACATGTCCCAACTGTTCATCTCAGTTCATTAACCAGTCGGTGCTGGAGATCCACATGCAGCGCTGTCCCGTTGCAGAGGAAGAGAGGAACGTCGGCCGTGGACGGGGACAGGGCCGTGGACGTTCCACTGGACAG GTCGAGTGTGACCTTTGTGGTCACCGCTGCATGACCCAGGAGGGCCTGGACCTCCACCGGTTGTCCCACACGGGCCAGACGCCTCTCAAATGCCCAGTGAGGCCCTGCCGCCGCCGATTTACCTGCAACAGCACCCTGGAGGAACACGTGCTGGCTCACTTCCAAGGGACGCTCTCCAAGTCCAAAAGCCGGCCCCGCTTCCGCTGTAAGGTCTGCCTGAAGGAGTTTGCCTACAATTCCACCTTCCTTGTCCACATGAGGACACATACCGATGAGAGGCCCTTTGAG TGCTCCACATGTGGGAAGCGTTTCCGCCAGCTGCCCCACCTGCAGGACCATGAGCGGATCCACTCTGGTCTGCGACCTTTCTGCTGCTGGATCTGTGGGAAGAGCTTCAGCGTTGCCGCCCGGCTCACCGAGCACGCGCGCACCCACAGCGGTGAGAAGCCCTACCCGTGTCCTCACTGCGCCGCCGCCTTTCGTTCCCGCCCCAACCTGGATAAACACATGCGGATGCACGGGGACATTCCTCCAGAAACCATCGAGCAGGTGGCCCAGGCCGCTGAGGAGGCCCACGTGCAGAAGGTGCTGGAGGGGGCCAAGGTGCTGTCTTCTCTGGCCGCCTCAGAGGAGATGGATTCCGGCACCGTGCAGACCATCTACGTACTGCAGGAAGGCGATGCCGGCACGGAGACGGTGATGATCCCGTCGGATCATCTCAGCAGCTTGGAGGGGACCTCGCAGGTCGTCATCCTGCCCTCCTCAGTCCTGGGAGCTCAGGGCATAGGCGTGCCCACCATCTCCATCGAGGACAACGAAATCACCATGGTGGAAACGAGTCAGTCACCACAACACGCCATCGAGTTCATCGTAGAGGAGACGGTGTGA
- the znf574 gene encoding zinc finger protein 574 isoform X1 yields MVCKLKPYWCIKLLIQPIRSSLPTRRKKNPEVGLFPPRLESYVDVMESSSVYMCFPCYQEFNSLEEVLKHQLTCTVDEDQAGSSERTQANVPGQQIQQHIINLSRASGVLEDEAEQIGVSQDAVSHIEVHVGHPSLQISNELDNVSEAKWQSSDQPRILYQCGDCDELFKSLDMWQLHRKEGTCLQAAAESKVTPDSHDEPETADESLAMSLNPDDSALVEPISGSNLVPELMETPLNAPEKEVSQMFPPPGPDCPEAEVAASTSFLEDSSPRRRGVNKKPKPEAVLLCVDCGLCFGMVSELVTHRKTQHGFEEALHRCTVCGESFLNTTLFLYHRKQHRQKGEETVVMVSEVYSQKNRNDTQPSPGAMTSTFTQPELFFCTLCGTDFSDDRALAAHRKQKHNLDKHLHCCSYCGETFMNTTQYLYHWRHHRFTTRTEVTDGAATVDAVTTSECEDATKTAKGLLSPSAGEFVSSIPKRGKPAFRIVSANTLEGNKSSGSKDESEGGTSADPDNLNHPPPAKLLQDWARTPLPHVCPYCGKTFTRRVFLRTHVFSHTGEKLFTCKVCSKSFTNSQSLLRHSMNHTGTRPFCCDVCGKSFSQAATLKRHQRIHTSTEPPRKRGRKPVYNLDIEGAAHVYSCPSCPSRFSNEEQLNHHKLLHTSHPFPCPECGEPFKRRKDLDLHSLVHQDKQPATCPNCSSQFINQSVLEIHMQRCPVAEEERNVGRGRGQGRGRSTGQVECDLCGHRCMTQEGLDLHRLSHTGQTPLKCPVRPCRRRFTCNSTLEEHVLAHFQGTLSKSKSRPRFRCKVCLKEFAYNSTFLVHMRTHTDERPFECSTCGKRFRQLPHLQDHERIHSGLRPFCCWICGKSFSVAARLTEHARTHSGEKPYPCPHCAAAFRSRPNLDKHMRMHGDIPPETIEQVAQAAEEAHVQKVLEGAKVLSSLAASEEMDSGTVQTIYVLQEGDAGTETVMIPSDHLSSLEGTSQVVILPSSVLGAQGIGVPTISIEDNEITMVETSQSPQHAIEFIVEETV; encoded by the exons ATGGTTTGTAAACTCAAACCCTATTGGTGTATAAAGTTGCTGATTCAGCCAATCAGATCGAGCCTTCCAACACGAAGGAAAAAAAACCCTGAAGTTGGCCTATTTCCTCCTCGACTAGAATCGTATGTCGACG TCATGGAGAGTTCGTCCGTGTACATGTGTTTCCCCTGCTACCAGGAGTTTAATAGTCTTGAAGAAGTCCTCAAGCACCAGCTGACGTGCACTGTGGATGAGGATCAAGCTGGCTCGTCCGAACGCACCCAGGCCAACGTCCCGGGGCAGCAGATACAG CAACATATAATAAATTTATCCAGGGCCAGTGGAGTCCTGGAGGACGAAGCCGAACAAATTGGAGTCTCACAGGATGCAGTCTCACACATCGAAGTCCACGTGGGACATCCGTCTCTGCAGATTAGTAATGAACTTGACAATGTTTCAGAGGCCAAGTGGCAGTCGTCGGACCAGCCCAGAATCCTTTACCAGTGTGGGGATTGCGACGAACTGTTCAAGAGTCTTGATATGTGGCAGCTTCACCGTAAAGAAGGGACATGCCTCCAGGCGGCGGCTGAGAGCAAGGTAACGCCAGATTCACACGATGAGCCTGAAACCGCAGATGAAAGCTTGGCGATGTCTTTAAATCCAGATGATTCTGCTTTGGTCGAGCCGATAAGTGGCAGCAATCTCGTACCTGAGCTGATGGAAACCCCTCTAAACGCACCAGAAAAGGAGGTTTCACAGATGTTTCCACCTCCCGGCCCAGACTGTCCTGAAGCTGAAGTGGCAGCTTCAACGTCTTTTTTAGAAGATTCGTCTCCAAGAAGGAGAGGAGTAAACAAAAAGCCTAAACCTGAAGCGGTGCTGCTGTGTGTGGACTGCGGCTTGTGTTTCGGGATGGTTTCTGAGCTCGTCACCCACCGCAAGACTCAACACGGCTTTGAGGAAGCCCTGCACCGCTGCACCGTGTGTGGAGAAAGCTTCTTGAATACCACACTCTTCCTCTATCACCGCAAACAACATCGACAGAAAGGCGAGGAAACGGTGGTGATGGTTTCTGAGGTATATAGCCAGAAAAACCGAAACGACACGCAGCCTTCACCCGGCGCCATGACCTCCACCTTTACACAACCCGAGCTGTTCTTCTGCACTCTCTGTGGGACGGACTTCAGCGACGACAGAGCGCTGGCTGCACACCGTAAACAGAAGCACAACCTGGATAAACACCTCCACTGTTGTTCCTACTGCGGCGAGACCTTCATGAACACCACTCAGTACCTATACCATTGGCGCCATCACCGCTTCACGACCAGGACAGAGGTGACGGATGGGGCGGCGACTGTGGATGCAGTAACTACCAGTGAGTGCGAAGATGCAACAAAAACCGCAAAAGGGCTGCTGTCTCCCTCTGCTGGTGAATTTGTGTCCTCCATTCCTAAAAGAGGCAAGCCAGCTTTCAGGATCGTGAGCGCCAACACCCTGGAAG GAAACAAAAGTTCAGGCTCTAAAGATGAATCGGAGGGTGGCACTTCAGCCGATCCGGACAACCTCAACCACCCCCCGCCTGCCAAGCTGCTGCAGGACTGGGCCCGGACACCACTCCCCCACGTTTGCCCCTATTGTGGCAAAACCTTCACCCGACGGGTCTTCCTCCGCACGCACGTCTTCAGCCACACCGGAGAAAAACTCTTCACATGCAAG GTGTGCTCAAAGTCGTTCACCAACTCCCAGAGTCTGCTGCGACACAGCATGAACCACACAGGCACCAGGCCCTTCTGCTGTGACGTTTGTGGTAAAAGCTTCTCCCAGGCCGCCACTCTGAAACGACATCAACGCATTCACACGTCCACGGAGCCGCCGCGCAAGAGGGGACGCAAACCG GTGTACAATCTGGACATTGAAGGAGCTGCTCATGTCTACTCGTGTCCCAGCTGTCCTTCACGATTCAGCAACGAGGAGCAGCTCAACCATCACAA ATTGCTGCACACCAGTCACCCGTTCCCCTGTCCAGAGTGTGGAGAACCCTTCAAACGGAGGAAAGACCTGGACCTGCATTCCCTCGTGCATCAAG ACAAGCAGCCAGCCACATGTCCCAACTGTTCATCTCAGTTCATTAACCAGTCGGTGCTGGAGATCCACATGCAGCGCTGTCCCGTTGCAGAGGAAGAGAGGAACGTCGGCCGTGGACGGGGACAGGGCCGTGGACGTTCCACTGGACAG GTCGAGTGTGACCTTTGTGGTCACCGCTGCATGACCCAGGAGGGCCTGGACCTCCACCGGTTGTCCCACACGGGCCAGACGCCTCTCAAATGCCCAGTGAGGCCCTGCCGCCGCCGATTTACCTGCAACAGCACCCTGGAGGAACACGTGCTGGCTCACTTCCAAGGGACGCTCTCCAAGTCCAAAAGCCGGCCCCGCTTCCGCTGTAAGGTCTGCCTGAAGGAGTTTGCCTACAATTCCACCTTCCTTGTCCACATGAGGACACATACCGATGAGAGGCCCTTTGAG TGCTCCACATGTGGGAAGCGTTTCCGCCAGCTGCCCCACCTGCAGGACCATGAGCGGATCCACTCTGGTCTGCGACCTTTCTGCTGCTGGATCTGTGGGAAGAGCTTCAGCGTTGCCGCCCGGCTCACCGAGCACGCGCGCACCCACAGCGGTGAGAAGCCCTACCCGTGTCCTCACTGCGCCGCCGCCTTTCGTTCCCGCCCCAACCTGGATAAACACATGCGGATGCACGGGGACATTCCTCCAGAAACCATCGAGCAGGTGGCCCAGGCCGCTGAGGAGGCCCACGTGCAGAAGGTGCTGGAGGGGGCCAAGGTGCTGTCTTCTCTGGCCGCCTCAGAGGAGATGGATTCCGGCACCGTGCAGACCATCTACGTACTGCAGGAAGGCGATGCCGGCACGGAGACGGTGATGATCCCGTCGGATCATCTCAGCAGCTTGGAGGGGACCTCGCAGGTCGTCATCCTGCCCTCCTCAGTCCTGGGAGCTCAGGGCATAGGCGTGCCCACCATCTCCATCGAGGACAACGAAATCACCATGGTGGAAACGAGTCAGTCACCACAACACGCCATCGAGTTCATCGTAGAGGAGACGGTGTGA